The nucleotide sequence ctggccattttgagcctgtaatcgaacacacaaatgctgatgctctagatactcaactaggctaaagaaggccaattttattgcttctttaaatcagaacaacagttttcagctgtgctaacataactgcaaaagggtttactaatgataaattagccttttaaaatgataaacttggattatctaacacaacatgccattggaacacaggagtaatagttgctgataatgggcctctgtacacctatgtagatattccattaaaaatcagccgtttgccagctacaatagtcatttacaacattaatgtctacactatatttctcATCAATTTTATGTTTTTTAATGGACCAAATTGTttaattttctttcaaaaacaaagaaatttctaagtgaccccaaacttttgaacggtagtgtatattgtaAAAACAACTAGCTGGAGCCGCCTGAGCGGTTGGCTATGAACGCCCTTACCCGCTAGTATATAATGCTGATAATTGGTTTTGACTCGCTACAGGCTGTCCAGCAAGAACAGTACGAATGCTTCTTAGTCTAGGACTTTTATCTTCACCACCACACACTATAGtattcacaaacacacagagaaatcTTCAGTTTACAGAGGATGGACTTGTGGTTTTCTTGGATGCATTGTACCCACAATTTTACTAAAATAAACACACATAACTTGGTCACTCTGACCTGGAGTGGGTTGGGTCAGAGTCCAAATGTGCATTTGGGCACTCTAATTGGTGTAAACAAAGAGGCTGTGACAGACAGCTGAGAAGGGGAGAAATCACCCTAATAGGACTGTGGGGAGTCAGACATggcctgttttctctctctcacacacaacctTGTTATCATAAATGTGATTATATAAGCTTGAAGCCCATTCAAAAACACAGTACGGGACTTGCAACAGGAGGTAGTAAATACTAGTACTTTCATACCGTATTGGCAActtgttctcattctgagaaataagcatCTTCTTATCCATGTAGGTAGGCcacaaagtggacaggctagcatTTTGTTCAAACAGTTGGCGACTGACaggagggtgtgttcataacagtTAAACTGTTCGAACTTGTTAGCAAGCAAATAGATCCAAGATGGCTAGACTTCAAATATAAAGATTATTCCTGACTGTTTCAaatgtttgaaatgcagtgtactGACCTTTAAATGGTGcaacaaagcttatttagagaaaaatatatttttaatatatattGTGAATCGCCCATAAGTTACAAAACAAATCGACATATGATTTTTAGGTAATTTCGCCCAACCCTACCTGAGAGCAGCAGAGAAATATCATTACCATGATTACAGAGAATACAAGTGAAAGAGTTTAGTGGGTTACGTTTATGACTGACACAATGTTTAAGAAATCACAAAGACCAAGCACTCACATCTCTGAGGGACACTCTAGCAGGGTAGATGATATCGGAGCCATCCCGGCGGAACACAGGATGGGGTTTGTCTTTGACCACAAACACCACGTCAGCAGGAATGTTAGTGGGCGTCTCATCTCCCTCCCTGGGGAAGGTGATCTTGGTCCCTTCCTTCCAGCCTCGCTTGATGTCCACTGTCAGGATCTTGTCCTCACTGCGCATGCTGCAGCCGTCCGCGTTCAGCCGCTTCCTGGAGATCTTCATCTTCTTGGTGCAGCCGGAGAACACCTCCTCCAGGCTCACCTTCAGCTCGTGCACCACCGGAGAATCTTTCTTCTTCTCACGGCCCCCGTGGGGACCCCCTGGTCGGGATTTGAAGGACCTCTGGTGTTGGTGGAACCCTCCCATTCCACCCGGCATACCCCCCATCCCTCCCATACCAAATGCAGCAAAGGGGTCATCAGTGTCCATGTCATCGTCCCCGTTGCGTGCGAAGAACTGGTCGAATGGGCTGCGGCCACCAA is from Salvelinus namaycush isolate Seneca chromosome 41, SaNama_1.0, whole genome shotgun sequence and encodes:
- the LOC120033920 gene encoding dnaJ homolog subfamily B member 1-like isoform X2; amino-acid sequence: MFTEFFGGRSPFDQFFARNGDDDMDTDDPFAAFGMGGMGGMPGGMGGFHQHQRSFKSRPGGPHGGREKKKDSPVVHELKVSLEEVFSGCTKKMKISRKRLNADGCSMRSEDKILTVDIKRGWKEGTKITFPREGDETPTNIPADVVFVVKDKPHPVFRRDGSDIIYPARVSLRDALCGCTVSAPTLDGRTVTVTSRDVVKPGMKKRIVGEGLPLSKCPEKRGDMVLEFVVKFPENLGQSARDALTQILPP